A region from the Mycolicibacterium litorale genome encodes:
- a CDS encoding nitroreductase family deazaflavin-dependent oxidoreductase produces the protein MTDMDKDKLVTDVDSLNDFNKAIVEEFRANGGKVGGPFEGGTLLLLHTVGAKSGKPRLSPLAYLTLDGKMLIVGSYAGAPKDPAWVHNLRALPRAHVEVGTESYDVDVRELPPEERDATYPKVIELAPVFADYQAKTDRAIPVFELIRV, from the coding sequence ATGACCGACATGGACAAGGACAAGCTCGTGACTGACGTCGACTCGCTCAACGACTTCAACAAGGCGATCGTCGAGGAGTTCCGGGCCAACGGCGGCAAGGTCGGCGGCCCCTTCGAAGGCGGCACGCTGCTGCTGTTGCACACCGTCGGCGCCAAGAGCGGTAAGCCCCGCCTGTCGCCGCTGGCGTACCTGACCCTCGACGGCAAGATGCTGATCGTCGGCTCCTACGCCGGTGCGCCGAAGGATCCGGCGTGGGTGCACAATCTGCGCGCCCTGCCGCGGGCCCACGTGGAGGTGGGCACCGAGTCCTACGACGTCGACGTCCGCGAGTTGCCACCTGAGGAGCGCGACGCCACCTACCCGAAGGTCATCGAACTGGCGCCGGTGTTCGCCGACTACCAAGCCAAGACCGACCGGGCGATCCCGGTCTTCGAACTCATCCGCGTCTGA
- a CDS encoding neutral zinc metallopeptidase, with the protein MTFNEGMQIDTSTTSSSGGGRGGGRGIAVGGGVGGLLIVVIALFLGVDPGTVLPQQQQIGTEGVETPGFDLSQCKTGADANEFVQCRVVATGNSLDTVWSQLKPDYTRPQVEIFRGSVNTGCGPATSEVGPFYCPADQTAYFDTDFFDVLRDQFGSSGGPFAQEYVVAHEFGHHVQDLQGTLARAQQDPEGATGGGVRTELQADCYAGVWAHYAAVTKQESTGVPFLEPLTDKDIADALSAASAVGDDRIQEAATGRVNPESWTHGSSEQRQKWFTVGYQTGDPTKCDTFATDDLG; encoded by the coding sequence ATGACCTTCAACGAGGGCATGCAGATCGACACCAGCACGACTTCGAGCAGCGGCGGGGGCCGCGGGGGCGGGCGCGGCATCGCCGTCGGTGGCGGTGTCGGTGGTCTGCTGATCGTGGTCATCGCGCTGTTCCTCGGCGTCGACCCGGGCACCGTGCTGCCGCAGCAACAGCAGATCGGCACCGAAGGCGTCGAGACGCCGGGTTTCGACCTGAGCCAGTGCAAGACCGGCGCCGACGCGAACGAATTCGTGCAGTGCCGGGTGGTGGCCACCGGCAACTCCCTCGACACGGTGTGGTCGCAGCTCAAACCCGACTACACCCGGCCGCAGGTGGAGATCTTCCGCGGGAGCGTGAACACCGGGTGCGGGCCGGCCACCAGCGAAGTGGGCCCGTTCTACTGCCCCGCCGATCAGACCGCGTACTTCGACACCGACTTCTTCGACGTCCTGAGGGATCAATTCGGTTCCAGCGGAGGGCCGTTCGCGCAGGAGTACGTGGTGGCCCACGAGTTCGGCCACCATGTGCAGGACCTGCAGGGCACACTGGCCCGGGCGCAACAGGATCCGGAGGGCGCGACCGGCGGCGGCGTCCGCACCGAACTGCAGGCCGACTGCTACGCGGGTGTGTGGGCGCACTACGCCGCGGTCACGAAACAGGAGAGCACCGGGGTGCCGTTCCTCGAACCGTTGACGGACAAGGACATCGCCGACGCGCTGTCGGCCGCGTCGGCGGTCGGCGACGACCGGATCCAGGAGGCCGCCACCGGCCGGGTCAACCCGGAGTCGTGGACGCACGGTTCGTCCGAGCAGCGGCAGAAGTGGTTCACGGTCGGCTATCAGACCGGCGATCCGACGAAGTGCGACACGTTCGCCACCGACGACCTTGGTTAG
- the arr gene encoding NAD(+)--rifampin ADP-ribosyltransferase, translating to MTKPFEVHESGGYLHGTKADLAVGDLLVPGRPSNFEEGRVSNHVYVTQTLDAAVWGAEMAKGEGPGRIYLVEPQGELEDDPNVTDKKLPGNPTRSYRTREPVKVIGEISDWVGHPPEQIQAMRDGLADLARRGLAVIYD from the coding sequence ATGACGAAACCTTTCGAGGTCCACGAGTCCGGCGGGTACCTGCACGGCACCAAGGCCGACCTCGCGGTGGGTGATCTGCTGGTGCCGGGGCGCCCGTCGAATTTCGAGGAGGGGCGGGTCTCCAACCACGTCTACGTGACGCAGACGCTCGACGCCGCGGTGTGGGGTGCGGAAATGGCGAAAGGCGAAGGCCCGGGCCGCATTTACCTCGTGGAGCCGCAGGGCGAGCTCGAGGACGATCCGAACGTGACGGACAAGAAGCTGCCCGGCAACCCGACCCGCTCCTACCGCACCCGCGAGCCCGTGAAGGTGATCGGCGAGATCAGCGACTGGGTGGGCCATCCGCCCGAACAGATCCAGGCCATGCGGGACGGATTGGCCGACCTGGCACGCCGAGGGCTCGCGGTCATCTACGACTGA
- a CDS encoding thiolase family protein → MSGFTGRDAVIVGAVRTPIGKGKPSGALHEVLPADLLAHSLRELVTRTGIDPALVDDVIAGAVTQVGDQAVNIARNALLGAGFPESVPGTTVDRQCGSSQQAISFAAQGVVSGAYDIVIAAGVESMSRVPMGSSVLRGSNPFGDDFARRYPDGLVPQGISAELIAAKWGLSRTALDEFSAASHEKAAAATKAGLFEAELAPIGGLATDEIIRPGTTVETLAGLKPAFYHPAYEERFPQIGWEITAGNSSPLSDGSAAVLITTSEVAQRLGLRPLARIHTATAVGSDPLYMLTGVIPATQKVLSRAGLSLSDIDLFEVNEAFAPVVLAWAADVADGRPEAILARTNVNGGAIAIGHPLGASGVRIMTTLVNALEQRGGRYGLQTMCEAGGMANATIIERL, encoded by the coding sequence CCGGGCGCGACGCCGTCATCGTCGGGGCGGTCCGGACACCGATCGGCAAGGGCAAGCCGAGCGGGGCGCTGCACGAGGTCCTGCCTGCCGATCTGCTCGCCCACAGCCTGCGCGAACTGGTCACCCGCACCGGCATCGACCCGGCACTCGTGGACGACGTCATCGCCGGTGCCGTCACCCAGGTCGGCGACCAGGCCGTGAACATCGCGCGCAACGCGCTGCTGGGCGCGGGTTTCCCGGAGTCGGTTCCCGGCACGACCGTCGACCGCCAGTGCGGCAGCAGCCAGCAGGCCATCAGCTTCGCCGCCCAGGGCGTGGTCTCCGGCGCGTACGACATCGTCATCGCCGCGGGCGTCGAGTCGATGAGCCGGGTACCGATGGGATCGTCGGTGCTGCGCGGCAGCAACCCGTTCGGCGACGACTTCGCCCGGCGCTACCCCGACGGGCTTGTGCCGCAGGGCATCTCGGCGGAGCTGATCGCCGCGAAGTGGGGGCTGTCGCGGACCGCACTCGACGAGTTCTCCGCGGCCAGCCACGAGAAGGCGGCGGCCGCCACCAAAGCCGGCCTGTTCGAGGCCGAACTGGCCCCCATCGGCGGGCTGGCCACCGACGAGATCATCCGCCCCGGCACCACGGTCGAGACGCTGGCCGGGCTCAAGCCGGCGTTCTACCATCCCGCCTACGAGGAGCGGTTTCCCCAGATCGGCTGGGAGATCACCGCGGGCAACTCCTCACCGCTGTCCGACGGCAGCGCCGCGGTGCTGATCACCACCAGCGAGGTCGCGCAGCGGTTGGGCCTGCGCCCCCTGGCGCGCATCCACACCGCGACCGCCGTCGGCTCCGATCCGCTCTACATGCTCACCGGAGTGATCCCGGCGACCCAGAAGGTGCTGAGCAGAGCGGGTCTGAGCCTGTCCGACATCGACCTGTTCGAGGTCAACGAGGCCTTCGCACCGGTCGTGTTGGCCTGGGCCGCCGACGTGGCCGACGGACGGCCGGAAGCGATCCTCGCCAGGACCAACGTCAACGGCGGCGCGATCGCCATCGGCCACCCGCTGGGTGCCAGCGGTGTGCGGATCATGACGACGCTCGTCAACGCGCTCGAACAGCGCGGCGGCCGCTACGGGCTTCAGACGATGTGCGAGGCGGGCGGTATGGCCAACGCGACGATCATCGAACGGCTGTAG
- a CDS encoding oxidoreductase: MAARIALVGPGAIGATMAALLREAGRPVLLCGRTARPALQVRPEDRDPIVVPGPVHTDPAVVDGPVDIVLLAVKDTQNEAAAPWLSRLCDEHTVVCALQNGVEQVERVGRFCPGVTVVPAAVWVSSETDPEGFVRIRTGARLVLPDTDAAHRLAEALRTPHLTIDCDPDFVTAAWHKLLLNAVVGLMVLTGRRSGMFRRDDIAALGRRYLAECLAVARADGASLGDDIVDGVIGMLAAGPPDITTSMLTDRQAGRALEWDIRNGVIARKGAAYGIPTPVSDIVVPLLAAAGEGPG, encoded by the coding sequence ATGGCTGCGCGCATCGCTCTCGTGGGGCCCGGCGCGATCGGCGCCACGATGGCGGCCCTGCTCCGCGAGGCCGGCCGGCCGGTCCTGCTGTGCGGCCGCACCGCCCGCCCCGCCCTGCAGGTCCGTCCCGAGGACCGGGACCCGATCGTGGTGCCCGGTCCCGTGCACACCGATCCGGCGGTGGTCGACGGACCCGTCGACATCGTCCTGCTGGCCGTCAAAGACACCCAGAACGAGGCGGCCGCCCCGTGGCTGAGCCGGCTGTGCGACGAGCACACCGTGGTATGCGCCCTGCAGAACGGCGTCGAACAGGTCGAACGCGTGGGACGCTTCTGCCCCGGCGTGACGGTGGTGCCCGCGGCGGTGTGGGTCTCCTCGGAGACCGACCCCGAGGGGTTCGTGCGCATCCGCACCGGCGCCCGGTTGGTGCTGCCCGACACCGATGCCGCCCACAGGCTCGCCGAGGCGCTGCGCACCCCGCACCTGACGATCGACTGCGACCCCGACTTCGTCACCGCGGCATGGCACAAGCTCCTCCTCAACGCCGTCGTCGGGCTGATGGTGCTCACGGGCCGCCGATCGGGGATGTTCCGCCGCGACGACATCGCCGCGCTGGGCCGTCGCTACCTCGCCGAATGTCTGGCGGTCGCGAGGGCCGACGGGGCGTCCCTGGGCGACGACATCGTCGACGGGGTGATCGGGATGCTGGCCGCGGGCCCGCCCGACATCACCACGTCGATGCTCACCGACCGGCAGGCCGGCCGGGCCCTGGAGTGGGACATCCGCAACGGGGTGATCGCGCGCAAAGGCGCCGCCTACGGCATCCCCACCCCGGTCAGCGACATCGTGGTGCCGCTTCTGGCCGCGGCCGGCGAAGGCCCGGGTTAG
- the aspS gene encoding aspartate--tRNA ligase, translating to MLRSHAAGSLRPADAGQNVTLAGWVARRRDHGGVIFIDLRDASGVSQVVFREGAVLEAAHRLRAEFCVAVEGVVEVRPEGNENPEIPTGGIEVNATSLTVLGECAPLPFQLDDEAGEEARLKYRYLDLRREGPGNAIRLRSKVNAAAREVLARHDFVEIETPTMTRSTPEGARDFLVPARLQPGSFYALPQSPQLFKQLLMVAGMERYYQIARCYRDEDFRADRQPEFTQLDMEMSFVEADDVIAVSEEVLRAVWATIGYDLPTPLPRITYAEAMRRFGSDKPDLRFGLELVECKQFFADTTFRVFQAPYVGAVVMPGGASQPRRTLDGWQEWAKQRGAKGLAYVLVGDDGTLGGPVAKNLTDAERDGLAAHVGAKPGDCIFFAAGPPKSSRALLGAARIEIAKRLDMIDPDAWAFTWVVDWPLFESAEEATASGDVAVGSGSWTAVHHAFTAPQPQSEQTFDTDPGSALADAYDIVCNGNEIGGGSIRIHRRDVQERVFAMMGIDHDEAQEKFGFLLDAFTFGAPPHGGIAFGWDRITALLAGMDSIREVIAFPKSGGGADPLTGAPAPITAQQRRESGIDAKPKKSEQS from the coding sequence GTGTTGCGCAGTCATGCCGCCGGATCGCTGCGGCCCGCCGACGCCGGTCAGAACGTGACGCTGGCCGGGTGGGTGGCGCGTCGCCGCGACCACGGTGGCGTCATCTTCATCGATCTGCGCGATGCGTCCGGGGTGTCGCAGGTGGTGTTCCGCGAGGGGGCGGTGCTCGAGGCGGCCCACCGGTTGCGCGCGGAGTTCTGCGTGGCCGTCGAGGGCGTCGTCGAGGTGCGCCCCGAGGGCAACGAGAACCCCGAGATCCCGACCGGCGGCATCGAGGTGAACGCCACCTCGCTCACGGTGCTCGGCGAGTGCGCGCCGCTGCCCTTCCAGCTCGACGACGAGGCCGGTGAGGAAGCCCGGCTGAAGTACCGCTACCTCGACCTGCGGCGCGAGGGTCCGGGCAACGCCATCCGGCTGCGGTCGAAGGTCAACGCCGCCGCCCGCGAGGTGTTGGCTCGCCACGACTTCGTCGAGATCGAGACCCCGACGATGACGCGGTCCACCCCAGAGGGTGCGCGCGACTTCCTGGTGCCCGCACGCCTGCAGCCCGGATCGTTCTACGCGCTGCCGCAGAGCCCGCAGCTGTTCAAGCAGCTGCTCATGGTCGCGGGCATGGAGCGGTACTACCAGATCGCCCGCTGCTACCGCGACGAGGACTTCCGCGCCGACCGCCAGCCGGAGTTCACCCAGCTCGACATGGAGATGAGCTTCGTCGAAGCCGACGACGTGATCGCCGTGTCCGAGGAGGTGCTGCGGGCGGTGTGGGCCACGATCGGTTACGACCTGCCGACCCCGCTGCCGCGGATCACCTACGCCGAGGCCATGCGCCGGTTCGGTTCGGACAAGCCGGATCTGCGCTTCGGTCTCGAGCTCGTCGAGTGCAAGCAGTTCTTCGCCGACACCACGTTCCGGGTCTTCCAGGCCCCTTACGTCGGTGCGGTCGTCATGCCCGGCGGCGCCTCGCAGCCGCGGCGCACCCTCGATGGCTGGCAGGAGTGGGCCAAGCAGCGCGGCGCGAAGGGGCTGGCCTACGTCCTGGTGGGCGACGACGGCACGCTGGGCGGCCCCGTCGCCAAGAACCTCACCGACGCCGAACGCGACGGCCTGGCAGCCCACGTCGGCGCGAAGCCGGGGGACTGCATCTTCTTCGCGGCCGGACCCCCGAAGTCGTCGCGGGCGCTGCTCGGTGCGGCGCGCATCGAGATCGCCAAACGCCTCGACATGATCGACCCCGACGCGTGGGCGTTCACCTGGGTGGTGGACTGGCCGCTGTTCGAGTCCGCCGAGGAGGCGACGGCGTCGGGCGACGTGGCGGTCGGCTCCGGATCGTGGACGGCGGTGCATCACGCGTTCACCGCGCCGCAGCCGCAGTCCGAGCAGACGTTCGACACGGACCCGGGCAGCGCGCTGGCCGACGCCTACGACATCGTGTGCAACGGCAACGAGATCGGCGGCGGGTCGATCCGTATCCATCGCCGTGACGTGCAGGAGCGGGTGTTCGCGATGATGGGCATCGACCACGACGAAGCCCAGGAGAAGTTCGGATTCCTGTTGGATGCCTTCACCTTCGGGGCTCCTCCGCACGGCGGTATCGCGTTCGGGTGGGACCGCATCACCGCATTACTGGCGGGGATGGATTCGATCCGCGAGGTGATCGCGTTCCCGAAGTCCGGTGGCGGCGCCGACCCGCTCACCGGTGCGCCCGCACCGATCACCGCCCAGCAGCGCCGGGAATCGGGAATAGATGCCAAGCCGAAGAAGTCGGAACAGTCATGA
- a CDS encoding carboxylesterase/lipase family protein, translated as MSAVADVQTVAHTTLGRLRGTTEGGVGVWRGVPYARQPLGDLRFTAPQPAESWSGVRDALEHGPIPPQGRSFVGGGRDDPKNRDEACLTVTVWSPDTTGPLPVMVWIPGGAFVYGAGHFQLYNGSRLAANGNVVVVNVTYRIGVFGGLDLSALGDGFDDNLALRDQLAALRWVRENIAAFGGDPDRVTVFGESAGATSVLALLACPDAEGLFARAIAQSPALPLIADRDTRAHRAKRFLQLLGADVDQVKTAPQRSLRRAAGHLQLESVAETPTLAYGLTHGVALLPEHPIAAARAGTVHRGPLIVGTNSHEASMFAWGKPPMLPTTSAGAESWFRRCAPQARERILRAYPGHPRRQALVALGSDVMFGAPTWAFAEAYSAHAPTYVYRFDHTAMPLRALGLGATHGSEIVHIHHSYTSYLGRKLHPLGRRLLPSVGRRMQRTWLDFATRGWEPGQSWRDDWPRYDAVRRRTRVIRSMRDDSVDDPDAQRRQAWSGIY; from the coding sequence GTGTCCGCCGTCGCCGATGTTCAAACCGTCGCGCACACCACGCTCGGGCGGTTGCGCGGCACCACCGAAGGCGGCGTCGGTGTCTGGCGGGGCGTGCCGTATGCCCGGCAGCCGCTGGGTGACCTGCGGTTCACCGCACCGCAACCCGCCGAATCGTGGAGCGGTGTGCGCGATGCGCTCGAACACGGGCCGATCCCGCCGCAGGGCAGATCGTTCGTCGGGGGCGGCCGCGACGACCCCAAGAACCGGGACGAGGCGTGCCTGACCGTGACCGTCTGGTCGCCGGACACCACCGGGCCCCTGCCGGTGATGGTCTGGATCCCCGGTGGGGCGTTCGTCTACGGGGCCGGTCACTTCCAGCTCTACAACGGTTCGCGGCTGGCGGCCAACGGCAACGTCGTGGTCGTCAACGTCACCTACCGGATCGGGGTGTTCGGCGGACTGGACCTCAGTGCGCTGGGCGACGGGTTCGACGACAACCTCGCACTGCGCGATCAGCTCGCCGCGCTGCGCTGGGTGCGGGAGAACATCGCCGCATTCGGCGGCGACCCCGACCGGGTCACGGTGTTCGGCGAGTCGGCCGGTGCGACCTCGGTGCTGGCGCTGCTGGCCTGCCCCGACGCCGAGGGGCTGTTCGCGCGGGCCATCGCCCAGAGCCCGGCGCTGCCCCTGATCGCCGACCGCGACACCCGTGCGCACCGGGCCAAGCGCTTCCTCCAACTGCTCGGCGCCGACGTCGACCAGGTGAAAACGGCACCGCAGCGGTCCCTTCGCCGTGCGGCGGGCCACCTGCAGCTCGAGAGCGTCGCCGAGACCCCCACGCTGGCCTACGGTCTGACCCACGGGGTCGCCCTGCTGCCGGAGCATCCGATCGCGGCCGCCCGCGCCGGCACCGTGCACCGCGGGCCGCTGATCGTCGGCACCAACAGTCACGAGGCGTCGATGTTCGCGTGGGGGAAACCGCCGATGCTGCCGACCACCTCCGCGGGTGCGGAATCGTGGTTCCGGCGGTGTGCGCCGCAGGCGCGGGAGCGAATCCTGCGCGCCTACCCGGGCCACCCGCGGCGGCAGGCCCTCGTCGCGCTGGGCTCCGATGTCATGTTCGGCGCGCCGACGTGGGCGTTCGCCGAGGCCTACAGTGCACACGCGCCCACCTACGTGTACCGCTTCGACCACACTGCGATGCCGCTGCGGGCGCTTGGTCTCGGCGCCACCCACGGCAGCGAGATCGTGCACATCCACCACAGCTACACGTCGTATCTGGGACGCAAGCTGCATCCGCTGGGCCGGCGCCTGCTGCCGTCGGTGGGGCGGCGGATGCAGCGCACCTGGCTGGATTTCGCGACCCGCGGCTGGGAGCCTGGCCAGTCGTGGCGCGACGACTGGCCGCGCTATGACGCCGTTCGCCGCCGCACCCGGGTGATCCGGTCGATGCGCGACGACTCCGTCGACGATCCCGACGCACAGCGTCGCCAGGCCTGGAGCGGGATCTACTAG
- a CDS encoding SRPBCC family protein yields the protein MAMHACERVDLSFVDSAPYRFVSTVDLGITPEQVFEVLADAESWPHWATVITKVTWTGPEPRGVGTTRTVHMRGGIVGDEEFLAWEPFRHMAFRFNQASTGSIAAFAEDYRVVETPGGCHLTWVMAMKPNGVAARLGMSLGRPVMGWLFQRFLHNLRRYTDERFGR from the coding sequence ATGGCCATGCACGCCTGCGAGCGCGTCGACCTGTCCTTCGTCGACTCCGCGCCGTACCGTTTCGTCAGCACCGTCGACCTCGGGATCACCCCCGAGCAGGTGTTCGAGGTCCTCGCCGACGCCGAATCGTGGCCGCACTGGGCGACGGTCATCACCAAGGTGACGTGGACCGGCCCCGAACCGCGCGGCGTCGGCACCACCCGCACCGTCCACATGCGCGGCGGCATCGTGGGCGACGAAGAGTTCCTGGCCTGGGAACCGTTCCGCCACATGGCCTTCCGGTTCAACCAGGCGTCGACCGGCAGCATCGCCGCGTTCGCGGAGGACTACCGCGTGGTCGAGACCCCGGGTGGCTGCCATCTCACCTGGGTGATGGCGATGAAACCCAACGGCGTGGCGGCCCGCCTTGGCATGTCGCTCGGCCGGCCGGTGATGGGCTGGCTGTTCCAGCGTTTCCTGCACAACCTGCGCCGCTACACCGACGAGCGGTTCGGCCGCTAG